From Psychroflexus torquis ATCC 700755, the proteins below share one genomic window:
- a CDS encoding succinylglutamate desuccinylase/aspartoacylase family protein codes for MPHIDSKNVLHILERKVFPGEKARINFNTAKLYTTTSVEVPVIIERAKKPGPILLVTAGIHGDEINGVETVRQFIAKGIHKPTRGTVICVPVLNVFGFLNMKREFPDGRDLNRMFPGSKRGALASRFAYQFATEILPIADHCFDFHTGGASRFNAAQIRVDKTDKDSEDLAKVFNAPFTVYSSTIKNSYRSTCLKQGKTILLFEGGKSQDSSKHISKYGVDGLKRIMKHFDMLKSDFNAEDPLESTKFISSTYWMRAKYSGLLHIKVPIGKYVQRGEFVATITDPYGSFRHKVNASNTGYIINANQSPIVYQGDAIFHISKEDTDG; via the coding sequence ATGCCACACATCGATTCTAAAAATGTTCTTCACATCCTAGAGAGAAAAGTATTTCCTGGAGAAAAAGCGCGTATCAATTTTAATACTGCAAAACTATACACTACAACTTCAGTAGAGGTTCCTGTAATTATAGAACGGGCAAAAAAACCAGGCCCTATCCTTTTGGTAACCGCTGGAATTCATGGCGATGAAATTAACGGGGTAGAAACAGTAAGGCAATTTATAGCCAAAGGCATTCACAAGCCTACCCGTGGAACGGTTATTTGTGTACCCGTTCTCAATGTCTTCGGATTTTTAAATATGAAACGTGAGTTTCCAGATGGAAGAGACCTTAATAGGATGTTCCCTGGATCCAAAAGAGGAGCTCTAGCAAGTAGATTTGCTTATCAATTTGCGACTGAAATTCTACCTATTGCAGATCACTGCTTCGATTTTCACACGGGTGGTGCTAGTCGTTTTAATGCTGCGCAAATTCGCGTAGACAAAACCGACAAAGACTCTGAGGATCTAGCCAAAGTTTTCAACGCTCCGTTTACGGTTTACTCTTCAACTATCAAGAATTCTTACAGGAGTACTTGTCTCAAACAGGGCAAGACCATTCTTCTCTTCGAGGGGGGTAAATCTCAAGATAGCAGCAAACACATTTCAAAATACGGTGTAGATGGTTTAAAGCGAATCATGAAACATTTTGACATGCTAAAATCTGATTTTAATGCTGAAGATCCTCTAGAGTCAACAAAATTTATTTCCAGCACCTATTGGATGAGAGCTAAATATAGCGGACTTCTTCACATCAAAGTTCCTATTGGAAAATACGTACAACGAGGAGAATTTGTAGCCACTATTACAGATCCCTATGGAAGTTTTAGGCATAAGGTAAATGCCAGCAACACAGGTTATATTATTAATGCTAACCAATCCCCGATCGTTTATCAAGGTGATGCGATTTTTCATATTTCCAAAGAGGACACAGATGGATAA
- a CDS encoding FeoA family protein produces the protein MLTIASLKKGQRAIIGEMTSQDIPLKLLEMGCLPGNHVELIQIAPFKDPLYLNINDTFLSIRRETAKLIHIELIPDE, from the coding sequence ATGTTAACGATCGCTAGTTTAAAGAAAGGACAGAGAGCTATCATTGGTGAGATGACTTCTCAGGATATACCACTCAAGCTTTTAGAAATGGGATGTTTGCCAGGAAATCATGTTGAATTGATACAAATTGCTCCCTTTAAAGACCCGCTCTACCTTAATATTAATGATACTTTTTTATCCATTAGAAGAGAAACAGCAAAGCTGATTCACATTGAACTTATTCCCGATGAGTAA
- the feoB gene encoding ferrous iron transport protein B — MSKQINVALVGNPNTGKTSVFNNLTGLNQKVGNYPGITVEKKEAVVKLSRNLKAHILDLPGTYSLNATSLDENVVIELLLNKNDKDYPDVVVVVSDVENLKRNLLLFTQIKDLGLPTILAINMADRMDRKGIQLDVGLLEKRLKTKVNLISARKNKGFTELRQSIMDHQKLSVNPCLEASKIDKEYFESLKKAYPKQDLYKLWLVITQDVNFGKTNRNRITSQNGFKPKSDSEIKRLQQKETIKRYQFINETLKETLTKDLALAKGLRASIDRLLIHKFWGYVIFLAILFLIFQTIYDWSTYPMDFIDESFLAMSEYVKDVFPLGMLSDLISEGIIPGIGGIVIFVPQIAFLFLFISILEETGYMSRVVFLMDRIMRKFGMSGKSIVPLVSGTACAIPAVMAARNIESWKERLVTILVVPFTTCSARLPVYLIIIGLVIPDERWLGVFNYQGITLMLLYLLGFVTAIGSGWLASKMLKIEFKSYFVVEMPDYKMPIFKNVFYTVIEKTKSFVFGAGKIILAISIVLWVLASYGPTDDFDNAESIVTASLDVTELSQEEINTEISSYKLKNSYIGYAGRAIEPAVIPLGYDWKIGIAIISSFAAREVFVGTLATIYSVENDDEQTIKSRLAAETNPVLGGPLFTFASGISLLLFYAFAMQCMSTLAIVRKETGTWKWPMIQLFGMSGFAYVVALIAFQILK; from the coding sequence ATGAGTAAACAAATAAATGTCGCTCTAGTTGGAAATCCCAACACAGGTAAAACTTCGGTATTTAATAACTTGACCGGTCTCAACCAAAAGGTTGGGAACTATCCTGGCATAACTGTGGAGAAGAAAGAAGCGGTTGTAAAACTATCCAGAAACCTGAAAGCTCATATTCTAGACCTTCCAGGAACCTACAGTCTTAATGCAACTTCTTTAGATGAAAATGTGGTCATTGAATTACTGTTGAATAAAAATGATAAAGATTACCCAGATGTTGTTGTCGTTGTAAGTGATGTTGAAAATTTAAAGCGAAACCTGTTATTGTTTACCCAAATCAAGGATTTAGGTTTACCTACCATCTTAGCTATTAATATGGCAGATCGTATGGATAGAAAAGGTATTCAACTAGATGTGGGTTTATTAGAAAAACGCCTGAAGACCAAAGTTAATCTTATAAGTGCCAGAAAAAATAAAGGGTTTACAGAGCTTAGGCAATCTATAATGGATCATCAAAAGCTATCTGTAAATCCATGTTTAGAGGCTTCAAAAATAGATAAAGAGTACTTTGAATCTTTAAAAAAAGCTTACCCTAAACAAGATTTGTACAAATTATGGTTGGTGATTACTCAAGATGTCAATTTTGGTAAAACCAATAGGAATAGGATTACATCACAAAATGGATTTAAACCAAAATCAGATTCAGAAATTAAACGCCTTCAGCAAAAGGAAACTATAAAGCGGTATCAATTTATCAATGAAACCTTAAAAGAAACCTTGACGAAGGATTTAGCTTTAGCAAAAGGCTTAAGAGCATCTATAGATAGGCTCTTGATTCATAAATTCTGGGGCTATGTCATTTTCTTAGCTATTCTTTTTTTGATTTTCCAGACTATTTATGACTGGTCGACCTATCCCATGGATTTTATTGACGAAAGTTTCTTGGCGATGAGCGAATACGTTAAAGATGTTTTCCCTTTAGGAATGCTTTCAGACCTAATTTCTGAAGGAATCATACCAGGAATAGGAGGGATCGTTATTTTTGTTCCACAAATTGCCTTTTTGTTTTTGTTCATTTCTATTTTGGAAGAAACGGGTTATATGAGTCGAGTCGTCTTTTTGATGGATAGAATCATGCGAAAATTTGGGATGAGCGGGAAGAGTATTGTCCCTCTAGTCTCCGGAACGGCGTGTGCTATACCAGCGGTCATGGCTGCTAGAAATATAGAAAGTTGGAAAGAAAGGCTAGTGACTATATTAGTGGTGCCTTTTACGACTTGTTCGGCTAGGCTTCCTGTATATCTTATCATTATAGGCTTGGTGATTCCAGATGAACGCTGGCTTGGAGTGTTTAATTATCAAGGAATTACCTTGATGCTTTTGTATCTGCTTGGGTTTGTAACTGCCATTGGTTCTGGCTGGTTAGCTAGTAAAATGCTAAAAATTGAATTTAAGTCCTACTTCGTCGTGGAGATGCCAGATTATAAGATGCCTATTTTTAAAAATGTGTTTTATACGGTGATCGAAAAAACTAAATCTTTTGTTTTTGGAGCTGGAAAAATTATTCTTGCGATTTCTATTGTTTTGTGGGTTTTGGCAAGTTACGGCCCTACGGATGATTTTGATAACGCTGAATCTATCGTTACTGCATCCTTAGATGTGACAGAGCTATCCCAAGAAGAAATCAATACTGAAATCTCATCCTATAAGCTCAAGAATTCTTATATTGGTTATGCAGGTAGAGCTATAGAACCAGCTGTTATTCCTTTAGGTTACGATTGGAAAATAGGAATAGCGATTATCAGTTCTTTTGCAGCTCGGGAAGTATTTGTAGGCACCTTAGCGACGATTTATAGTGTTGAAAATGATGATGAGCAAACCATAAAAAGCAGATTGGCAGCAGAGACCAATCCAGTTTTAGGAGGCCCATTATTCACCTTTGCAAGTGGAATTAGCCTTTTGCTATTTTATGCCTTTGCAATGCAGTGTATGAGTACATTAGCCATTGTGAGGAAAGAAACTGGAACCTGGAAATGGCCGATGATACAGTTATTTGGAATGTCAGGATTTGCTTATGTGGTTGCTTTAATAGCTTTTCAAATTTTAAAATAA
- the fbp gene encoding class 1 fructose-bisphosphatase, which translates to MKKTNQTLGEFIIENQESFKYTSGELSRLINSIRLAAKVVNHEVNKAGLVDIVGDYGSQNIQGEDQKKLDVYANETFIQTLINREIVCGIASEENDSFITVHGNNKDHKNKYVVLMDPLDGSSNIDVNVSVGTIFSIYRRITPTGQPVEMEDFLQPGNQQVAAGYIIYGTSTMLVYTTGHGVNGFTLNPAIGTYYLSHPDMKFPDDGNIYSINEGNYIHFPQGVKDYIKYCQEQRDNDPYTSRYIGSLVSDFHRNMIKGGIYMYPKSSSAEKGKLRLLYECNPMAFIAEQANGKASDGFQRILDIQPTELHERVPFFCGSNKMVEKAEDFMKAAHPKEAKTTGA; encoded by the coding sequence ATGAAAAAAACCAATCAAACTCTCGGTGAGTTTATTATTGAAAATCAAGAATCTTTTAAATATACCTCTGGGGAGCTCTCTAGGCTCATTAATTCTATCAGATTAGCTGCCAAAGTGGTTAACCATGAGGTGAATAAAGCCGGTTTAGTAGATATCGTCGGTGATTATGGCAGCCAGAACATTCAAGGTGAAGATCAGAAAAAGTTGGATGTTTATGCTAACGAGACCTTTATTCAAACCCTCATTAATAGAGAGATTGTTTGTGGAATTGCTTCAGAAGAAAATGATAGTTTTATAACCGTACATGGCAACAATAAAGATCATAAGAACAAATATGTGGTCTTGATGGATCCACTTGATGGTAGTTCCAATATAGATGTGAATGTCTCGGTAGGGACTATATTTTCAATTTATAGACGGATTACACCTACTGGACAGCCTGTAGAAATGGAGGATTTCCTCCAGCCAGGTAATCAACAAGTTGCCGCGGGGTACATCATTTACGGCACCTCTACAATGCTGGTTTACACCACAGGTCACGGCGTAAATGGATTTACGCTTAACCCCGCTATTGGAACTTATTATCTTTCTCATCCTGACATGAAGTTTCCAGACGATGGAAATATTTATTCCATTAATGAAGGGAATTATATCCATTTTCCACAAGGGGTTAAAGACTACATAAAATACTGCCAGGAACAACGCGATAATGATCCTTATACCTCTAGATATATAGGGTCCCTAGTGTCTGACTTCCACAGAAATATGATAAAAGGAGGCATTTACATGTATCCTAAAAGCTCGAGTGCAGAAAAAGGAAAACTAAGATTACTTTACGAATGCAATCCCATGGCTTTTATTGCTGAACAAGCGAATGGAAAGGCCTCCGATGGTTTCCAAAGAATCCTGGATATCCAACCCACAGAGTTACACGAACGTGTTCCTTTTTTCTGCGGAAGTAATAAAATGGTAGAGAAAGCGGAAGACTTTATGAAAGCAGCTCATCCTAAAGAGGCAAAAACTACTGGGGCTTAA
- a CDS encoding RluA family pseudouridine synthase — MQNFKPGNCIESHHVLALEKQIRLQDYGFTVFVSIKTKSALKKAIKKGLLFLDGRVAETSDWIEEGQVLELFAEELLYKKKVFPLQLKVIFEDDSMAVVNKPEGYPTNGNYFKTIENALTYNLKTSSEKDKLPYPQPVHRLDNPTSGLLIIAKTLSSKSYLSVLFEHNKVHKIYLAIVEGHFEGLSDIISLDIDGKQSSTNYGVEKMFKINQDEFSLLSLKPSSGRTHQLRIHLSKIGHPIVGDKTYGSLTLSNKLMLHASSLELRHPKTDKSLSFETEVPHKFVKFINRSL, encoded by the coding sequence ATGCAGAATTTTAAACCAGGAAATTGCATTGAAAGTCATCACGTCTTAGCCCTAGAAAAACAGATAAGGCTTCAGGACTATGGATTTACTGTGTTTGTTTCAATTAAAACTAAAAGCGCTTTAAAAAAGGCCATTAAGAAGGGTCTCCTCTTTCTTGATGGTCGGGTTGCTGAAACATCAGATTGGATAGAAGAAGGCCAAGTTCTGGAGTTGTTTGCTGAAGAACTTCTTTATAAAAAGAAAGTTTTCCCCTTACAACTTAAAGTTATTTTTGAGGATGACTCTATGGCCGTTGTAAATAAGCCTGAAGGATATCCTACCAATGGGAATTATTTTAAAACCATTGAAAATGCCTTAACCTATAATCTAAAAACCTCTTCAGAAAAAGATAAACTCCCCTATCCACAGCCTGTTCATAGACTGGATAATCCAACATCTGGCCTATTGATTATTGCTAAAACGCTATCATCAAAATCCTACCTGTCAGTTTTATTTGAGCATAATAAAGTTCATAAAATCTACTTAGCTATTGTAGAAGGACACTTTGAAGGTCTTAGTGATATCATAAGTCTAGATATTGATGGAAAGCAAAGTTCTACCAATTATGGCGTTGAAAAGATGTTTAAAATAAACCAAGACGAGTTCAGTTTACTGAGCTTAAAGCCAAGCTCCGGGAGGACTCATCAGCTGAGAATACACCTCTCAAAAATCGGTCACCCAATAGTTGGAGATAAAACTTATGGTTCCCTAACGCTATCTAATAAACTAATGCTGCACGCATCCTCTCTTGAACTCCGTCATCCTAAAACTGATAAAAGTTTAAGTTTCGAAACAGAAGTACCACATAAATTCGTTAAATTTATAAATAGAAGTTTGTAA
- the rpoN gene encoding RNA polymerase factor sigma-54 — protein sequence MLKQGLNLKLSQKLSPQQIQLMKLIQLPTMAFEQRVKQEYEENPALDAGKEKDEFEDEFSNETAEEERDIIETEFDVDDYLSDDEVPSYKLKANNYSADDEDKQVPYASGTSFSQFLKTQLQTFSFREDQEEIAFFLVGSVDDSGYIRRSLIDIVDDLAFTQNIYTDEETVEKVLKIVQSLDPAGVGARDLRESLLIQLHRKNKTESVDLAYRIVDETFDKFSKKHYEKLIQKFSISEKKLKEAIEEIEHLNPKPGASFSGNSRSVEHVIPDFAIHIKDGELELTLNGRNAPEMHISRDYSNMLKGYKESVKKTKEQKETVFFIKQKLDSAKWFIDAIKQRQDTLYSTMYSIMIHQKDYFLSGDERSLKPMILKDIAEKINMDISTISRVANSKYVETPYGTFLIKSFFSESMTNEEGEEVSTREIKKILEMTIDAEDKKKPHTDAKLAQILKEKGYPIARRTIAKYREQLDLPVARLRKEI from the coding sequence ATGCTTAAACAAGGCCTAAATTTAAAGTTATCACAAAAGCTGTCTCCTCAACAAATCCAGTTGATGAAGCTGATACAGCTACCTACCATGGCTTTTGAGCAAAGAGTAAAGCAGGAATATGAAGAAAATCCTGCCTTGGATGCAGGTAAGGAAAAGGACGAATTTGAAGATGAATTCAGTAATGAAACTGCCGAAGAGGAAAGGGATATTATTGAGACGGAATTTGATGTAGATGATTATTTAAGTGACGATGAAGTTCCTAGTTATAAATTAAAGGCCAATAATTACAGTGCAGATGACGAAGACAAACAAGTTCCTTATGCCTCTGGCACTTCCTTTTCTCAGTTTCTTAAAACACAATTGCAAACCTTCAGTTTTAGAGAAGATCAGGAAGAAATAGCCTTTTTTCTAGTCGGTAGTGTCGATGATAGTGGTTATATAAGGCGTTCACTTATAGATATTGTAGATGATTTGGCTTTTACTCAGAATATTTATACCGACGAAGAAACCGTAGAAAAGGTCCTAAAAATAGTTCAATCTCTAGACCCAGCTGGGGTAGGAGCCAGAGACTTGAGAGAATCTTTATTGATTCAACTTCACAGAAAAAATAAGACAGAGAGCGTAGACCTAGCCTATAGAATCGTAGATGAAACGTTTGATAAGTTCAGTAAAAAGCATTACGAAAAGCTCATTCAAAAATTTTCCATCTCCGAAAAAAAACTCAAAGAGGCTATTGAAGAAATTGAACATCTCAACCCAAAACCTGGCGCTTCTTTTTCTGGAAATAGTAGATCGGTAGAACATGTAATTCCTGACTTTGCCATTCACATAAAAGATGGAGAACTGGAGCTGACCTTAAATGGGAGAAATGCTCCAGAAATGCATATTTCTCGTGATTATTCTAATATGCTGAAGGGATACAAAGAATCTGTTAAAAAAACCAAAGAACAAAAAGAAACAGTTTTTTTCATCAAACAAAAATTAGATTCTGCAAAGTGGTTTATCGATGCTATAAAACAAAGACAAGACACCTTGTACTCTACCATGTATTCTATTATGATTCATCAAAAAGACTATTTTTTATCTGGTGATGAAAGGAGCTTAAAGCCAATGATCCTAAAAGATATCGCTGAGAAAATCAATATGGACATCAGTACTATTTCTCGAGTGGCTAATAGCAAATATGTGGAAACCCCTTATGGAACTTTTTTGATTAAAAGTTTCTTTTCAGAATCAATGACAAACGAAGAAGGAGAAGAAGTATCTACTAGGGAGATTAAAAAAATCTTAGAAATGACTATTGATGCAGAAGACAAGAAGAAACCGCATACCGATGCTAAATTGGCTCAAATTTTAAAAGAAAAAGGCTATCCTATAGCTCGACGAACTATTGCTAAATATAGAGAACAATTGGATTTACCTGTAGCCAGACTTCGTAAGGAAATATGA
- a CDS encoding ATP-dependent zinc protease family protein: MKKKIIGRLDKANFPDLNLKDISIKVDTGAYTSSIHCEDMEEKEDGLHCLFLDKEHSKYNHKPFIFSNYNKIRVKSSNGIAQKRYEIKSNIEIFGKVYKISLSLSNRKEMKHPVLLGRKFLNKKFIVDPELKNISYNNFQHEH, from the coding sequence ATGAAGAAAAAAATTATTGGAAGATTAGACAAAGCTAATTTTCCTGACTTAAACTTAAAGGATATCTCTATAAAAGTGGATACTGGTGCCTATACGTCGTCAATTCATTGCGAAGATATGGAGGAAAAAGAAGATGGTCTGCACTGTCTCTTTTTAGATAAAGAGCATTCAAAATACAACCATAAGCCTTTCATTTTCAGTAATTACAATAAAATAAGAGTGAAAAGCAGCAATGGAATTGCTCAAAAAAGATATGAAATAAAGTCTAACATCGAAATTTTCGGAAAAGTTTATAAAATTTCACTTTCTTTGAGCAATAGAAAAGAGATGAAACATCCCGTACTTTTGGGGCGTAAATTCTTGAATAAAAAATTTATAGTCGACCCAGAATTAAAGAATATATCCTATAATAATTTTCAGCATGAACATTAA
- the rimK gene encoding 30S ribosomal protein S6--L-glutamate ligase yields the protein MNIKILSRNPNLYSTKRLVEAAEKRKHNVQVIDPLKCDLVIEKRNPNIYYKGEYILDTDAIIPRIGASVTFYGTAVVRQFEMMGAFSTIDSEALVRSRDKLRSLQVLSRAKIGLPKTVFTNYSRDVNGVIQQVGGTPLVIKLLEGTQGLGVVLAETKNAAKSVIEAFNGLQARVIVQEFIKEAKGADIRVFVVDGHVVGAMKRQGKEGEFRSNLHQGGSAEVIELTDEEEIAAIKAAKAMRLGVAGVDLLQSSRGPLILEVNSSPGLEGIEKATGKDIARTIIQFIEKNV from the coding sequence ATGAACATTAAAATTTTATCGAGAAATCCAAATTTATATTCTACAAAAAGACTTGTAGAAGCTGCCGAAAAAAGAAAACATAACGTTCAGGTTATAGATCCTTTAAAATGTGATTTGGTCATTGAAAAGCGCAATCCAAACATATACTATAAGGGAGAATATATTCTGGACACCGATGCTATTATCCCAAGAATTGGAGCTTCGGTTACCTTTTATGGAACTGCAGTTGTGAGACAGTTTGAAATGATGGGAGCTTTTAGCACTATAGATTCTGAAGCCTTGGTAAGAAGTAGAGACAAATTAAGAAGCTTACAAGTTTTATCGAGAGCAAAAATAGGCCTTCCAAAAACGGTCTTCACCAACTATTCTAGAGATGTGAATGGGGTGATTCAACAAGTTGGCGGCACTCCCTTGGTTATTAAGCTTCTAGAAGGCACACAAGGATTAGGGGTGGTCTTGGCCGAAACTAAAAACGCAGCCAAATCTGTTATTGAAGCATTTAATGGTCTTCAGGCTAGAGTGATTGTTCAAGAATTCATCAAAGAAGCTAAAGGGGCAGATATACGAGTATTTGTGGTGGACGGCCATGTTGTTGGTGCTATGAAAAGACAGGGGAAAGAAGGAGAATTCCGTTCAAACCTTCACCAAGGTGGTTCTGCTGAAGTCATTGAACTTACAGACGAAGAAGAAATTGCAGCAATAAAAGCAGCTAAAGCTATGCGTCTAGGAGTGGCTGGAGTTGATTTATTACAGAGTTCTAGAGGTCCATTAATTTTGGAAGTGAATTCTTCGCCTGGTCTTGAAGGTATTGAAAAAGCAACGGGGAAAGACATCGCTAGGACTATCATACAGTTTATTGAAAAAAATGTGTAA
- a CDS encoding TerB family tellurite resistance protein, whose protein sequence is MSTEDFYENIKKSTKLNHFANLVTLAAIDGEIKPIEEKLLKRFSKKFDVSEENYEKILDNSASFPVFAINSKTQRLEYLFDLIRIIYVDSKMDEAEEFLIIKYAVGLGYSEDLARSIVNKSKKLFEGNFSFDFYKHFIESED, encoded by the coding sequence ATGTCTACCGAAGATTTTTACGAAAATATAAAAAAATCAACAAAACTTAATCACTTCGCCAACTTAGTTACCCTTGCTGCGATAGATGGAGAAATAAAGCCAATTGAGGAAAAGTTATTAAAGCGTTTTTCAAAGAAATTTGATGTTTCTGAAGAGAACTATGAAAAAATCCTCGATAATTCAGCCTCATTTCCAGTGTTTGCAATCAATTCTAAAACCCAAAGGCTAGAATATTTATTTGATCTGATAAGGATCATTTATGTGGATAGTAAAATGGACGAAGCTGAGGAATTTTTAATCATTAAATATGCTGTAGGTCTTGGTTATTCTGAAGATTTGGCACGAAGCATTGTGAACAAGTCCAAAAAACTTTTTGAAGGAAACTTTTCATTCGATTTTTATAAGCATTTTATAGAATCTGAAGATTAA
- the asnS gene encoding asparagine--tRNA ligase: MIIKKVVELLESDQVLQEYKVNGWVRAFRSNRFIALNDGSCLENLQCVVDFKNTDDQVLRKVTTGAAISVSGTLKESEGKGQSVELEVKSINILGEAHPEEVKKTILQPKKHSFEKLREQAHLRVRTNTFGAIMRVRSKLSFAVHQYFNDNGFFYVNTPIVTGSDAEGAGEMFKVTNLDLKDPPKTKDGEIDYSQDFFGKETNLTVSGQLEAETYAMGLGKVYTFGPTFRAENSNTTRHLAEFWMIEPEVAFCDLKGNIDLAEDFIQQVLKYITEHCKSDLEFLENRLLEEEKSKPEKDRSPMPLREKIDFVLKNNFKRVSYTEAIDILRNSKPNKKKKFSYIIKEWGADLQSEHERYLVEKHFECPVVIYDYPADIKAFYMRLNDDGKTVRAMDVLFPGIGEIAGGSQREERYDVLLSKMREIGIDEKELWWYLDTRKFGTCVHSGFGLGFERLVLFATGMSNIRDVIPYPRSPQNAEF, translated from the coding sequence ATGATAATTAAAAAAGTAGTTGAGCTTCTCGAAAGCGATCAAGTTCTACAGGAATATAAAGTTAATGGTTGGGTGAGAGCCTTTAGGAGTAATCGGTTTATCGCTTTAAACGATGGATCTTGTTTAGAAAACTTACAATGCGTCGTCGATTTTAAAAACACCGATGATCAAGTTTTAAGGAAAGTAACAACAGGTGCTGCGATTTCTGTTTCTGGTACTTTAAAAGAAAGTGAGGGAAAAGGACAAAGTGTAGAATTGGAAGTGAAATCCATCAACATTCTTGGAGAAGCCCATCCAGAAGAAGTGAAGAAAACCATTCTTCAACCTAAAAAGCACTCTTTTGAAAAATTAAGAGAGCAAGCCCATTTAAGAGTAAGAACAAATACGTTTGGTGCGATAATGAGAGTGCGATCCAAATTATCTTTTGCTGTTCACCAATACTTTAATGATAACGGTTTCTTTTATGTGAACACGCCTATCGTTACTGGTAGTGATGCTGAGGGAGCAGGAGAAATGTTTAAAGTCACCAACTTAGACTTAAAAGACCCACCAAAAACTAAAGATGGCGAAATTGATTATTCCCAAGATTTTTTTGGAAAAGAAACCAATTTAACGGTTAGCGGCCAATTGGAGGCTGAGACTTACGCTATGGGCTTAGGTAAAGTATACACCTTTGGACCCACCTTTAGAGCAGAAAATTCCAATACAACTAGACACCTAGCGGAATTCTGGATGATTGAACCAGAAGTAGCCTTTTGTGATTTAAAAGGCAATATAGATTTAGCCGAAGATTTCATTCAACAGGTCTTGAAATATATCACAGAGCATTGTAAGTCAGATTTAGAATTCTTAGAAAACAGACTTCTTGAAGAGGAAAAATCTAAGCCAGAGAAAGACAGATCACCGATGCCTCTGCGTGAAAAAATAGATTTTGTCCTCAAAAATAATTTCAAAAGAGTTTCCTATACAGAGGCTATTGATATATTAAGAAATTCGAAACCTAACAAAAAGAAGAAATTCAGTTATATCATTAAAGAATGGGGGGCAGATTTACAAAGTGAGCACGAACGCTATCTCGTAGAGAAACATTTTGAATGTCCCGTAGTGATTTATGATTACCCCGCTGATATCAAAGCCTTTTACATGCGACTGAATGACGATGGTAAAACCGTGAGAGCCATGGATGTTCTTTTCCCCGGTATTGGCGAAATTGCAGGAGGTTCACAAAGAGAAGAGCGCTACGATGTTTTGCTTTCTAAAATGCGAGAAATTGGAATAGATGAAAAAGAGTTGTGGTGGTATTTAGACACCAGAAAATTTGGAACTTGTGTTCACTCTGGCTTTGGACTAGGCTTTGAGCGCCTTGTGTTGTTTGCTACAGGAATGTCGAACATAAGAGATGTCATTCCTTACCCTAGAAGCCCTCAAAATGCAGAATTTTAA
- a CDS encoding 5-formyltetrahydrofolate cyclo-ligase, producing the protein MDKSSLRQKYKALRRDMSLDQIDELSLQIANQSLKLDIWNFEFYHIFLAIENQREINTEYILQIIFGKDANVVIPKMKGKDLQHYLLTDTTKLKLNQWKIPEPVNGIKIDPEQLDLVFVPLLGYDTLGNRVGYGKGFYDRFLSRCKKDVIKVGLSSFPPEEGVLGVEDFDIALDYCITPKTVYTFSQG; encoded by the coding sequence ATGGATAAGAGCAGTCTAAGACAAAAGTATAAAGCACTAAGACGAGATATGTCCTTAGACCAAATTGATGAGCTAAGCCTTCAAATTGCCAACCAAAGTTTAAAACTCGACATTTGGAATTTTGAATTTTACCATATTTTTCTAGCTATTGAAAACCAAAGGGAAATCAATACAGAATATATACTTCAAATCATCTTTGGAAAAGACGCCAATGTGGTCATCCCAAAAATGAAAGGTAAAGATCTTCAACATTATTTATTGACAGATACCACTAAACTAAAACTTAACCAATGGAAGATTCCAGAACCTGTGAACGGAATTAAAATAGATCCTGAACAACTGGATCTTGTCTTTGTTCCTTTACTTGGATATGATACTTTAGGGAACAGAGTTGGTTATGGAAAAGGATTCTATGACAGGTTTTTATCGAGATGTAAAAAAGACGTCATCAAAGTAGGTCTCTCCTCTTTTCCTCCGGAAGAAGGTGTTTTAGGGGTCGAAGATTTTGACATTGCTTTAGATTATTGCATTACTCCAAAAACTGTTTATACGTTCTCACAAGGCTAG